The following proteins are co-located in the Leptospira weilii genome:
- the dxr gene encoding 1-deoxy-D-xylulose-5-phosphate reductoisomerase, which translates to MAISVCLLGASGSVGESTLRVLRAYPEEFRLHSCSVHSNLEKARGIQKEFSPEFLCVSSAAADRTVLGNKIGKTQILYGESALCELVREPEVQIVVTAIVGSVGLRPTIAAITSGKRLAIANKETLVTSGPFINSLIAKHKTKVIPVDSEHNALFQLLESLNPNAVEKIILTASGGAFRDLPIEQLSSVTKAQALHHPTWNMGPKITVDSNGMINKGLEVIEAHFLFGVPYERIGVVIHPQSIAHGIVELKDGASFVYASYPDMIFPIAHSLFHPEPVPKPLRSYSAQDWGKLEFREPDLGRYPGLRLAFEAGKAGGTAPCIFNAANEVAVGLFLKDEIRFVEIPNCISETLDAIAITYPTTLEGYEEADRVARETVQNLKGRKAVSAC; encoded by the coding sequence ATGGCAATTTCCGTCTGTCTTTTAGGTGCGTCCGGTTCCGTAGGGGAGTCCACTCTTAGGGTACTCCGCGCTTATCCGGAAGAATTCAGACTTCATTCCTGCAGCGTTCATTCGAATCTTGAAAAAGCCAGAGGAATTCAGAAAGAATTTTCTCCTGAATTTCTCTGTGTGAGTAGCGCCGCCGCGGATCGCACCGTTCTCGGAAATAAAATCGGCAAAACACAAATCCTTTACGGGGAATCCGCTCTTTGCGAACTCGTTCGAGAGCCCGAAGTTCAAATCGTAGTTACCGCTATCGTAGGCTCCGTGGGCTTACGTCCGACGATCGCCGCGATTACTTCCGGTAAAAGATTAGCGATTGCGAATAAAGAAACGTTAGTCACATCTGGTCCGTTCATCAATTCTCTGATCGCAAAGCACAAAACCAAAGTGATTCCAGTCGATTCGGAGCATAACGCTCTCTTTCAACTATTAGAATCTCTCAATCCTAACGCGGTGGAAAAAATCATTCTCACTGCGTCGGGTGGAGCTTTTCGCGATTTGCCGATCGAACAACTATCTTCCGTCACGAAGGCGCAGGCGCTTCATCATCCTACTTGGAACATGGGGCCTAAGATCACCGTGGATTCCAACGGGATGATTAACAAAGGACTCGAAGTCATCGAAGCTCATTTTTTGTTCGGGGTTCCTTACGAGCGCATCGGAGTCGTGATTCATCCTCAGAGTATCGCGCACGGTATCGTAGAATTAAAAGACGGCGCTTCGTTTGTTTATGCTTCTTACCCGGATATGATTTTTCCGATTGCGCATTCTCTCTTTCATCCGGAACCGGTTCCTAAACCTTTGCGGTCCTATTCCGCTCAGGATTGGGGAAAGCTGGAATTTCGGGAGCCGGATTTGGGACGATATCCCGGACTCAGATTGGCGTTTGAGGCGGGTAAGGCCGGGGGAACGGCTCCCTGTATTTTTAACGCGGCCAACGAGGTCGCCGTGGGATTGTTTTTAAAGGATGAGATCCGTTTTGTGGAAATTCCAAATTGTATTTCCGAAACGTTAGATGCAATTGCAATTACGTATCCGACAACTTTGGAAGGTTACGAGGAAGCGGACCGGGTTGCCCGTGAAACCGTCCAAAATCTGAAAGGAAGGAAGGCGGTGTCCGCATGTTAA
- a CDS encoding site-2 protease family protein, with the protein MLIMILGAVFMLAISIFIHELGHLLCGMLVGVKARIFSIGYGRGIWKKKVGETTYQITAIPVGGYVLFKGDDYGGEVKGEPGELLSTPPLKRMIPVLGGPLFNLFLGFGILLILNFLGHNPPGNRIFIDPADQEFSAAYQSGLRTGDRILNIDGNKTEKFEDIVTNVGLSSGNALKILGERDGQKMEWNVIPRIVYNPKRSSGIPTIGVEPFGERRVVATFGYPEQFQHWLSSRLDRSHEAENYYQERLKKAVEGRDIPAEVLLEKEREEKENLLRSRALNYLNDGDVIQTVNGKPVSTVGELQKILGEYQNRTVTIVADRKTYPLVNPWSTEIVSVEIPVLGANILEFKNIRDQKFPELNLESYQFASYDPELGHKLLNLAVDGKTFSSFEELLAYIKTKNEKTVTVDMGNLKLEAEPKVRPIGLLGFRPNMKFNPEPMQRELGFLESFIVAGKDVYENVEITLKGIGMLFSGILSVKDSLSGPVGIVSYAGISLEIGWETYLEFVARISIALMIMNLLPIPMADGGHIVLYAYEAITGRPLPGRVIESIFRIGFLFLLGLGLYVTFNDVMRIF; encoded by the coding sequence ATGTTAATTATGATATTAGGCGCAGTGTTTATGCTGGCCATTTCTATTTTTATTCACGAGTTGGGTCACCTTCTCTGCGGAATGCTCGTGGGAGTTAAGGCGAGAATTTTTTCGATCGGTTACGGAAGGGGAATCTGGAAGAAAAAGGTGGGCGAGACCACGTATCAGATCACAGCGATTCCCGTCGGAGGATACGTTTTATTCAAAGGAGACGACTACGGCGGAGAAGTAAAAGGAGAACCCGGTGAACTTCTTTCCACTCCTCCTTTGAAGAGAATGATTCCGGTACTCGGAGGTCCTCTTTTCAACTTATTTTTGGGATTTGGAATATTATTAATTTTGAATTTTCTGGGTCATAATCCTCCGGGAAACCGGATTTTTATCGATCCGGCCGACCAGGAATTTTCCGCCGCATACCAATCGGGTCTCAGAACGGGAGATCGTATCCTAAACATAGACGGCAACAAAACCGAAAAGTTCGAAGACATAGTGACTAACGTGGGATTGTCCTCCGGGAACGCTCTCAAAATTTTGGGTGAGCGCGATGGGCAAAAGATGGAATGGAATGTGATTCCCCGGATCGTTTATAATCCGAAACGTTCTTCCGGAATTCCGACTATTGGCGTGGAGCCCTTCGGAGAAAGAAGGGTCGTTGCGACATTTGGTTATCCGGAACAGTTTCAGCATTGGTTATCTTCTCGTTTGGATAGATCTCACGAAGCGGAAAATTACTACCAGGAGCGTTTGAAAAAGGCCGTTGAGGGAAGGGATATTCCCGCCGAAGTTCTGCTCGAAAAAGAAAGAGAAGAGAAAGAAAATCTGCTCCGTTCTAGAGCGTTGAACTATCTGAACGACGGAGACGTGATTCAGACCGTGAACGGCAAGCCCGTTTCCACTGTGGGGGAACTTCAAAAGATTCTAGGGGAATATCAAAACCGAACCGTGACGATTGTTGCGGATCGGAAAACGTATCCTCTCGTAAATCCTTGGTCCACGGAAATTGTTTCCGTGGAGATTCCGGTTCTAGGAGCCAATATATTAGAATTTAAGAATATTCGGGATCAGAAATTTCCCGAGTTGAATTTGGAATCTTACCAGTTTGCGAGTTACGATCCCGAACTCGGTCATAAGCTCCTCAATCTGGCAGTGGACGGAAAAACGTTTTCTAGTTTTGAGGAACTTCTCGCTTATATTAAAACGAAGAATGAAAAAACCGTTACGGTCGATATGGGGAATCTTAAATTGGAAGCCGAGCCGAAAGTTCGTCCGATCGGGCTTCTCGGATTTAGACCCAATATGAAATTCAATCCGGAACCGATGCAAAGAGAACTAGGCTTTTTGGAATCTTTCATCGTTGCGGGAAAAGACGTTTATGAAAATGTGGAAATCACTCTCAAAGGAATCGGGATGTTGTTTTCTGGGATTCTTTCCGTAAAGGATAGTCTTTCCGGGCCCGTGGGGATTGTATCGTATGCGGGAATCAGTTTGGAGATCGGTTGGGAGACGTATTTGGAATTCGTTGCCAGGATCTCGATCGCTTTGATGATTATGAATTTACTTCCCATTCCGATGGCGGACGGTGGGCATATCGTATTGTATGCGTATGAGGCGATCACCGGAAGGCCTCTTCCCGGTAGAGTAATCGAGTCTATTTTCCGAATCGGATTTTTGTTTTTACTCGGACTCGGACTCTACGTCACCTTCAACGATGTAATGCGAATTTTCTAA
- a CDS encoding proline--tRNA ligase, whose protein sequence is MKASKYILPTEKENPADAVVASHRLMIRAGLARKSSAGLYFYLPLGLRILQKIKQIIREEMNETGALEFDLPILTPSDFWEQSGRWTAMGKEMFRIKDRHDLSYALGPTHEESFSFLLKPLLKSYKDLPINVYQIQTKFRDEIRPRFGVIRSREFIMKDAYSFHIDDVSLDETYQAMRVAYRKIFDRCGLKTIPVQADSGSMGGSASEEFMVVSPIGEETLLLCNSCGYSSNSEKTPLVLKKGNVPAKLSERKEISTPGKKTIAEVSAFLGISEAETIKAIALKSDKKKILVFLRGDLELNLHKLHSLLRITDSEPMTDLEIRELGLVPGFISPISTNDKIKVLYDRSLRKDFPYVVGSSKEDFHTQGFILEKEVSGLPEFTDVALAREGDLCPNCNSPLKAEKGIEVGHIFKLGEKYTKAFGIQVLDQNGKSRVLTMGCYGIGVNRTMATVIEQCNDEKGIFWPISIAPFEVTLVSITKGEEQYSKAEEFYNVLKNEGIEIFWDDRDVGPGFKLKDSELIGFPIRVTIGKKFFENGEIGIYNRKKDREESFVFAGFENLIARVESLRQELFAELE, encoded by the coding sequence ATGAAAGCATCTAAATATATTCTTCCCACAGAAAAGGAAAATCCCGCGGATGCGGTGGTCGCGTCCCATCGTCTTATGATCCGTGCGGGTCTTGCGCGTAAGTCCTCCGCGGGTCTTTACTTTTATCTTCCGCTCGGCCTCAGAATTCTCCAGAAGATCAAACAGATCATTCGCGAAGAAATGAACGAAACGGGGGCTTTGGAGTTCGATCTTCCGATTTTGACTCCTTCTGATTTTTGGGAACAAAGCGGCCGGTGGACCGCGATGGGGAAGGAAATGTTCCGTATCAAAGACAGACACGATCTTTCTTATGCCCTCGGTCCCACACACGAGGAATCTTTCAGTTTTTTATTAAAACCTCTTTTGAAATCGTATAAAGATCTTCCGATCAACGTCTATCAAATTCAAACCAAATTCCGGGACGAAATTCGTCCTCGTTTCGGAGTGATTCGTTCGAGAGAGTTTATTATGAAAGATGCATATTCCTTTCATATCGACGATGTTTCTCTCGACGAAACATATCAAGCGATGCGGGTTGCTTACAGAAAGATTTTCGATCGCTGCGGCCTCAAGACGATTCCCGTGCAGGCGGATTCCGGAAGTATGGGAGGTTCTGCGTCGGAAGAGTTTATGGTGGTTTCTCCGATTGGAGAAGAAACGTTATTGTTGTGTAATTCCTGCGGCTATAGTTCCAATAGCGAAAAAACCCCTCTTGTATTAAAAAAAGGAAATGTGCCTGCGAAACTTTCCGAGAGGAAAGAAATTTCCACGCCGGGAAAAAAGACGATTGCCGAAGTCAGCGCTTTTTTGGGAATTTCCGAGGCCGAAACAATCAAAGCGATTGCGCTCAAATCGGATAAGAAAAAGATTCTTGTGTTCTTACGCGGGGATTTGGAACTCAATCTTCATAAACTACATTCTCTTCTTCGAATTACGGACTCGGAGCCGATGACCGATCTGGAAATTCGGGAACTTGGGTTGGTCCCGGGTTTTATTTCTCCGATTTCTACAAACGACAAGATAAAGGTGTTATACGATCGTTCCCTTCGGAAAGATTTTCCTTATGTGGTCGGTTCGTCTAAGGAAGATTTTCACACCCAAGGTTTTATTTTGGAAAAGGAAGTTTCCGGTCTTCCGGAATTTACCGATGTCGCATTAGCAAGAGAAGGGGATCTTTGTCCGAATTGTAATTCTCCTTTAAAAGCCGAGAAAGGGATCGAGGTCGGCCATATATTCAAACTAGGAGAAAAATACACGAAGGCTTTCGGAATTCAGGTTTTGGATCAAAACGGAAAATCCAGGGTTCTTACCATGGGTTGTTACGGAATCGGTGTTAACAGAACCATGGCCACAGTCATCGAGCAGTGCAACGACGAGAAAGGGATTTTTTGGCCGATCAGCATCGCACCGTTCGAAGTCACACTTGTGAGCATCACAAAAGGCGAGGAACAATATTCCAAAGCGGAAGAATTTTATAATGTTCTAAAGAACGAAGGAATCGAAATTTTCTGGGACGACCGGGACGTGGGTCCTGGTTTTAAACTCAAGGATTCCGAACTGATCGGTTTTCCGATTCGAGTAACGATTGGTAAAAAATTCTTCGAAAACGGGGAAATTGGTATTTACAATCGTAAAAAAGACAGGGAGGAATCCTTTGTCTTTGCCGGATTTGAGAATTTAATTGCGAGGGTGGAATCTCTGCGTCAGGAACTCTTCGCAGAATTGGAGTAA